The nucleotide sequence GGCGCGTTCGCGCTGGTCGGCAAATCCGGTGATCAGCAGAATGGTCAGATCGGGGAAATCGCGCGCGGCGGAGAGCGCGAGCGCAATGCCGTCCATTACCGGCATCTGGATGTCTGTGAGCAGCAGGTCGAACGCACCGTCCTCGCGGATCAGGATCTCCAGCGCCTCGGCGCCGTCCTGCGCGGTGACGGTCTGGTGACCGTCCATCGCGATGGCGCGCGCCACCAGCGTGCGCATGGACTCCTCGTCGTCGGCGATCAAGACTTTTGGCATGGGACCAATCTCCCGTGCGGACCTGGGCGGTGCCGATTATACGCTGCCGCCGACAACGTCGCGCCGGTTGAAGAAACGAACATCGATATTGCGGCCCTCAGCCGGTGGCGAGGCTAGGCGCGACCTGAAAAAGGCGCGCTCGCCGGGCCGAAGAACTGTCTGCTCCAGTACTGCGTTCCAGGCATAGATCTCGGCGCCTTGCGCGTCGCGCACCGCGAAGCGCAGCCGCGGGATCTCGAGCGGCTTCTTGTTGCCCTCGCCGACGATCACGCCCTCGATCACCAGCACCTGCTTGCGGTCCACCGTCTCGCTGGAGAGCTTGACGTCCTTAAAGGCCAGCCCACGCAGGTTCACGTCGAAGCCGACCATTCTGTAGAATGCCGCCGTCTGCGGCAGCAGCCGCACCATGTCGGTGCGCCAAATCACGAGGGCCGCGACCAGGGCGCCCATCGCGGCGCAGGCGGTCGGTAGCCCGGGATAGGATTTCCGCCGAGCCGGCGCGGCTTCGGTGCGGCTCGCTAGCGCCATGCGGCGGCGGAACAGGCCGCGGAACCAGGACTGGTGCTGCACGCCGGCGCCGTCGTCCTCGGCGGAGCCGGCCGCCGACCAGTCGTCCTCGGTCTGTCCAGCGTTCTCGTCCGGCCAGTCGCTGGCGATCGAAGGGCTGTCGACCACGGGCGTATCGGCCGCGCCGTCGTCCCTGGCGTAAGAGTTCCATTGCTCGGCCAGATCAGACTGATCGTCGGCCCGGCTTGCTGCGACCATGGTTGGGACGGAGGCCTCCTCGATGGCGTCCTCGGGATGCGCCACCCAGGTCTCCTTGCAGCGGGAGCAACGCACGGTCCGCCCATTGGCCCCAAGGCTCGCGAGCTTGATGGCATAGGATGTCGTACAATGGGGACAGACGATGTGCATGGACCAGCCTCGGCGATGACCCGATCGTGCGAAACCGGGCACCTTGAATGCTACAAGGCGACCGTTAACGAACCGGAAACCATAACGGCCGCACAACCCTTCTCGAGCGTGCGGCGGAACTTCGCGCTGCGTGCTGCGTCCCCTCTCGAACGGAGCTGAGCTTGGTTCGGTTCGAAAATGTCGGACTGCGTTACGGTCTGGGGCCAGAGATCCTGCGCGACCTGAGCTTCCAGATTCCGGCGCATTCCTTCCAGTTTCTCACCGGCCCGTCCGGCGCCGGCAAGACCTCGTTGCTGCGCCTGTTGTTCCTGTCGCATCGGCCGACGCGTGGCCTGATCAACCTGTTCGGCCATGACATCTCGCAGCTCGGCAAGGACGAGATAGCCGACTTGCGCAAGCGCATCGGCATCGTGCTCCAGGATTTCCGCCTGCTCGACCACATGACGACCTACGAGAACGTGGCGCTGCCGTTCCGCGTCATGGGTCGCAGCGAATCGAGCTATCGCAAGGAGGTCATCGATCTCTTGCGCTGGGTGGGGCTCGGCGACCGTATGGACGCGCTGCCGCCGATCCTGTCCGGTGGCGAGAAGCAACGCGCGGCGATTGCGCGCGCGGTGATCTCGCGGCCGCAGCTCCTGCTCGCGGACGAGCCGACCGGCAGCGTCGATCCGACGCTCGGGCGCCGTCTGCTGCGCCTGTTCATCGAGCTCAACAAGTCCGGCACCGCCGTCATCATCGCGACCCACGATATTACGCTGATGGATCAGTACGAGGCGCGGCGGCTGGTGCTGCACCAGGGACGGCTGCACGTCTATGAGTAGGACCGAAGAGCGCGGCGTGCTGGTTGACCTCGGACAGGAGCGTCCGCCGCTGCCGGCCAAGGCGCGCAACATGTCGCCGATCGTGCCGCGCGCCTCGATTCACGGTCGCGCGCTGGTCGCCGTTGTTGCCATCATGACCTTCCTCGCCTCGATGACGACCGGCACGGTGTTACTGGTCAGCGCCTCGGCGGCGGAATGGCAATCGGATGTCGCGAGCGAAATCACCATCCAGGTCCGCCCGCAGGCCGGGCGCGACATCGAGCGCGACACTGCGGCGGTCGCCGAGGCGATGCGCGCGCAAGCGGGCATCGTCGAAGTCAAGCCGTTCAGCAAGGAGGAATCCGGCAAGCTGCTCGAGCCGTGGCTCGGCACCGGCCTGTCGATGGACGATCTGCCGGTGCCGCGCATGATCATCGCCCGAGTGCAGCCGGGCACGGCGCTTGACCTCGCCGCCTTGCGCGCCCGCGTGACGCAGGTGGCCCCAAGCGCGAGCGTCGACGATCACCGCGCCTGGATCGAGCGCATGCGCTCGATGACCAATGCGACCGTGCTCGCCGGCCTGGGGATCCTCGCGCTCGTGATCGTCGCGACCATCATCTCAGTCTCGTTCGCAACCCGCGGCGCGATGGCGGCGAACCGCCCGATCGTCGAGGTCTTGCATTTCGTCGGCGCCGGTGACCGCTACATCGCCAACCGTTTCCTGCGGCATTTCCTCCGCCTGGGGCTCGAGGGCGGCGTGATCGGCGGCGGCGTCGCCATGTTGGTGTTCGGTTTCTCCGAGTCGATCGCCGGCTGGTTCTCGGGCACCCCGGTCGGCGACCAGTTTGCGGCCCTGCTCGGCACCTTCTCGCTGCGGCCGTCCGGCTACATCGTGCTCGCGGTGCAGGCGCTGCTGATCGGCGCGATCACCGCGGTCGCCTCGCGCCAGACACTGTTCGCGACGCTGAATGATGTTGAGTGAGTGCGCGAGTGTCGAAAAGAATGAGCTTGCCCGTGATTTCTTCGCCTCTCCCCGCAAGCGGGGCGAGGGAGCGCACTGCCGACGTCGATGCTTGAGCAGTTCATTGCGTTGGCGCAAGCCCGCCAAACCGGACTCCACTTCGCCTCAAAACGTCTTAAAATCACCCGGGGAAGGGATCACCGACATCGCATGACCTCGCCGACCGACGATCGATCGCCGAACCTGCCGCGCGGCTGGCTGCGCGCGATGGTCGTGTCGACCCTCGCGATCGCCTTCGTCGGGGCCGCGGCGGGCTTCCTCGCGTTCCTGTCGCAATTGCGCGGCGCCGAGCTCGCGCCGGACCGCAAGGCCGACGGCATCGTGGTGCTGACCGGCGGCTCCTCGCGGGTGTCGGACGCGATGGAGCTGCTGGCCGCCGGCTACGGCAAACGGCTCCTGATCTCGGGGGTGCACCCGACCTCTACGGCAAGCGACATCTCCCGGACACTGCCGGAGAGCCAGTCCTTCATGCATTGCTGCGTCGATCTCGACCGCACCGCGGTCTCGACCCGTGGCAACGCGGCGGAGACGCGGCGCTGGGCGCAGGAGCGCGGCTTCAAGTCACTGATCGTGGTCACATCGAATTACCACATGCCGCGGGCGCTGGTGGAGTTCTCGCACGCAATGCCGGAGATGGCGCTGATCCCGTTCGCTGTGGTCGGCGACAAATGGCGCGAGGAGCCGTGGTGGACTTCGGCCTCGACGCTGCGGCTACTCTTGTCGGAATATGTCAAATACATCGCGGCTGAGCTTAGGGTGCGGCTCGAGGATTTCGGGGTTGACCTTGCGCCCGAAGTGTCGGAGCAGCCTGCGGGCCAGCCGCCGAAGCGGCCCGCCACCGCACAGGCCAATTGATCGGATTGTTGATGTTCCTGATTTTCCTGCGCTCGCTCGTGTTCAACGTGCTGTTTTACATCGTGTTCGTTGTGCTCGCGATCGTGGCGCTGCCGACCTTCCTGATGCCGGTGCGCGCGCTGCTGACGGTCGCCGGATGGTGGGCAAATGCAACCCTGTTCCTTATGCGCGTTGTCTGCAACATCAAGGTCGAATTCCGCGGACAGGAGAAGATCCCGAAGGGGCCGCTGGTGATCGTGGCGAAGCATCAGTCGTTCTGGGAGACCTTTGCATTGCTCCAGTTCTTCGATCGGCCGATCTTCATCCTCAAGCGGCAGCTCATGAACATTCCGGTGTTCGGCCAATTTCTGATCAAGACCGGCATGATCGCGATCGACCGCACCGCCGGCGTCAAGGCGCTCCTGGACATGACACGGCGGGCGCGTGAAGCCGTGCGCAGTGGCTGCCAGCTCGTGATTTTCCCCGAAGGCACGCGCCGTGCGCCCGGCGCGCCGCCCGACTACAAGACCGGCTTCGCCCAGATCTATTCCGCCTGCGGCGTGCAGTGCCTGCCGATCGCGCTCAACTCCGGCCTGTTCTGGCCGCGCCGCACCTTCATGCGCTATCCCGGCACGCTGGTGGTCGAATTCCTCGACCCGCTGCCCCCAGGCCTGCCGAAGGACGAGTACATCGCACATATCCGCGATGCCATCGAGGGCGCGACCAGCCGCATCGTCGAAACCGGCCGCAAGGAGCAGGAACGGCTGATCGGATCCGCGCCGAGCTACGCGGCGACGAGCACCTAGCGATTTTCGTGGTCTTCAGCCGGAGCCGGCGCGTGCAGGGCATGCGCATCACCATGCAACATTGTCGCGAGTTGATGTAGCTGTGTGTCGCGAAAGCCTTCGGCCTCGATCGCCTTCACCGTTGCGGTCACGTAATCGCGGTTGGCGCCGGACTGGCCATGGCCCTGGAGCACGTGGCGGTGCTGCTCGGCGAGCGACAGCCGTCCGGCATATTGGGCGTGGCCGCGGTCGACGACATAGGCGAGCGCCGATACGCGCTGGCGCGCATCGTTCTCGAGCCACACCGAGCGCATCACCTCGCGATAGACCGACGTCACCTGCTCGCGTTCCCGCAAATAGGCGACTACGTCGGTGCGGTTCTTTTCGGCGATGCGGAAGGCGATGCCGCGGCACGCCCCGCCGCGGTCGAGCCCGAGCACGAGGCCCGGCTTCTCCGGGGTACCGCGATGCACGAAGGAATAGACGCAGAGCGCGCGGTGCTCGCCGACCAGCCGCGCCGGGACGCGTTCCTCGAATTCGAAGCCCGGCCGCCACATCAGCGAGCCGTAGCCGAACACCCAGAGGTCGCCCGTGGCGGTGGTGACGGGGGGAAGGGCAATTTCCGACATTTCGGGCACGGCTAGCAGAACCGCGCCCCCAAGCGAAGCGAATTCTCCGTCTTTCGTCGCAGTCGAACCTCGCTTACATTTGCCAAAATCTGTGGTCAAAGGGTCGCCGCATGTCCGATATGACCGTTGCCGCAGGCCGGCGCTCCCGTTGGGGCCTTTTCATCGCGCCCGTCCTCCTCCTGATCCTCGCCGCCGCCTGGAGCGGGTTCTGGTTCTATGCCGCCTCGCAGGCCGAGGTGGCGGCCGACGCCTGGCGCGCGCAGGAGGCCAAGTCCGGCC is from Bradyrhizobium sp. ISRA430 and encodes:
- a CDS encoding YdcF family protein yields the protein MTSPTDDRSPNLPRGWLRAMVVSTLAIAFVGAAAGFLAFLSQLRGAELAPDRKADGIVVLTGGSSRVSDAMELLAAGYGKRLLISGVHPTSTASDISRTLPESQSFMHCCVDLDRTAVSTRGNAAETRRWAQERGFKSLIVVTSNYHMPRALVEFSHAMPEMALIPFAVVGDKWREEPWWTSASTLRLLLSEYVKYIAAELRVRLEDFGVDLAPEVSEQPAGQPPKRPATAQAN
- a CDS encoding MJ0042-type zinc finger domain-containing protein, whose translation is MHIVCPHCTTSYAIKLASLGANGRTVRCSRCKETWVAHPEDAIEEASVPTMVAASRADDQSDLAEQWNSYARDDGAADTPVVDSPSIASDWPDENAGQTEDDWSAAGSAEDDGAGVQHQSWFRGLFRRRMALASRTEAAPARRKSYPGLPTACAAMGALVAALVIWRTDMVRLLPQTAAFYRMVGFDVNLRGLAFKDVKLSSETVDRKQVLVIEGVIVGEGNKKPLEIPRLRFAVRDAQGAEIYAWNAVLEQTVLRPGERAFFRSRLASPPAEGRNIDVRFFNRRDVVGGSV
- the ftsE gene encoding cell division ATP-binding protein FtsE; translated protein: MVRFENVGLRYGLGPEILRDLSFQIPAHSFQFLTGPSGAGKTSLLRLLFLSHRPTRGLINLFGHDISQLGKDEIADLRKRIGIVLQDFRLLDHMTTYENVALPFRVMGRSESSYRKEVIDLLRWVGLGDRMDALPPILSGGEKQRAAIARAVISRPQLLLADEPTGSVDPTLGRRLLRLFIELNKSGTAVIIATHDITLMDQYEARRLVLHQGRLHVYE
- a CDS encoding ABC transporter permease, with the protein product MSRTEERGVLVDLGQERPPLPAKARNMSPIVPRASIHGRALVAVVAIMTFLASMTTGTVLLVSASAAEWQSDVASEITIQVRPQAGRDIERDTAAVAEAMRAQAGIVEVKPFSKEESGKLLEPWLGTGLSMDDLPVPRMIIARVQPGTALDLAALRARVTQVAPSASVDDHRAWIERMRSMTNATVLAGLGILALVIVATIISVSFATRGAMAANRPIVEVLHFVGAGDRYIANRFLRHFLRLGLEGGVIGGGVAMLVFGFSESIAGWFSGTPVGDQFAALLGTFSLRPSGYIVLAVQALLIGAITAVASRQTLFATLNDVE
- a CDS encoding lysophospholipid acyltransferase family protein — translated: MFLIFLRSLVFNVLFYIVFVVLAIVALPTFLMPVRALLTVAGWWANATLFLMRVVCNIKVEFRGQEKIPKGPLVIVAKHQSFWETFALLQFFDRPIFILKRQLMNIPVFGQFLIKTGMIAIDRTAGVKALLDMTRRAREAVRSGCQLVIFPEGTRRAPGAPPDYKTGFAQIYSACGVQCLPIALNSGLFWPRRTFMRYPGTLVVEFLDPLPPGLPKDEYIAHIRDAIEGATSRIVETGRKEQERLIGSAPSYAATST
- a CDS encoding gamma-glutamylcyclotransferase — protein: MSEIALPPVTTATGDLWVFGYGSLMWRPGFEFEERVPARLVGEHRALCVYSFVHRGTPEKPGLVLGLDRGGACRGIAFRIAEKNRTDVVAYLREREQVTSVYREVMRSVWLENDARQRVSALAYVVDRGHAQYAGRLSLAEQHRHVLQGHGQSGANRDYVTATVKAIEAEGFRDTQLHQLATMLHGDAHALHAPAPAEDHENR
- a CDS encoding response regulator, whose product is MPKVLIADDEESMRTLVARAIAMDGHQTVTAQDGAEALEILIREDGAFDLLLTDIQMPVMDGIALALSAARDFPDLTILLITGFADQRERASNLNALVHDVVTKPFSVADIRTAVADALAAKKR